One Brachyspira pilosicoli P43/6/78 genomic window carries:
- a CDS encoding S1 RNA-binding domain-containing protein, with protein sequence MEDNNLSEQQNEFLKALEESDNKTHFKLGSVVSGKIVQFDDTDVFIDFNYKVEGKINRNEFDKEPVKGEEIEAVIKGQDNNKGYVILSKREIDKRKAQDLIEDAVKNATPINGVVKEAIKGGFTVSIMGHSAFCPFSQIDISRGIKEADYIGKEFQFKIIDRKGNKDIVVSRRVLQEETQNKVIEEYLSNLKEGDIVEGKVKNIEKFGAFIQLTEGLDGFLAIPNMSWAKIINPKNIITKGEERKFQVLSVDKEKRKVDLGIKQLEGDTWYKFVEEYHVGDIIKGEVTTVKKFGAFVNVYEGVEGLIHVSDLSWNSHVNNPNDFVKVGAYLECKILDMNVPERKLTLGLKQVKDNPWDSAERDFPVKSSVKCKVKRIFKDFAVFELPNGLEGICDISDFDWMNNTVNIKDYIKENEEVEMVIMSIDRDKQRIKLSYKHTKESPWRVFDKAHPHGSIVNGTVKAIIDSGVIVSLENDLEGYMHISQIDLPKGETLESVLKVGESYPFVVREVNQVKRRISLSRREYMEAENKKETQSYISKEEPTSLTYNPFDNIKN encoded by the coding sequence ATGGAAGATAATAATTTATCAGAACAACAAAATGAATTTCTTAAGGCATTAGAGGAGAGTGACAATAAAACGCACTTTAAACTTGGAAGTGTTGTTAGCGGAAAAATAGTTCAATTCGATGACACTGATGTTTTTATAGATTTTAATTATAAGGTTGAAGGTAAAATAAATAGAAACGAGTTTGATAAAGAGCCTGTTAAAGGTGAAGAGATTGAGGCTGTAATAAAAGGACAAGATAATAATAAAGGTTATGTTATTTTATCTAAGAGAGAGATTGATAAGAGAAAGGCTCAAGATTTAATAGAAGATGCTGTGAAAAATGCTACTCCAATTAATGGTGTTGTTAAAGAGGCTATTAAAGGCGGATTTACTGTTTCTATAATGGGACACAGTGCTTTTTGTCCTTTTTCTCAAATTGATATTTCTAGAGGAATTAAAGAAGCTGATTATATAGGCAAAGAGTTTCAATTTAAGATTATAGACAGAAAAGGAAATAAAGATATTGTTGTTTCTAGAAGAGTTTTACAAGAAGAGACTCAAAATAAAGTAATAGAAGAATATTTATCAAATTTAAAAGAAGGTGATATAGTAGAAGGAAAAGTTAAAAACATAGAGAAATTCGGTGCTTTCATACAATTAACTGAAGGTTTAGACGGTTTCCTTGCTATACCAAATATGTCTTGGGCTAAGATTATTAACCCTAAAAACATTATCACTAAAGGCGAAGAAAGAAAATTCCAAGTTTTATCTGTTGATAAAGAAAAAAGAAAAGTTGATTTAGGTATTAAACAGCTTGAAGGTGACACTTGGTATAAGTTTGTTGAAGAGTATCATGTTGGAGATATAATCAAAGGTGAAGTTACTACTGTTAAAAAGTTTGGTGCTTTTGTAAATGTATATGAAGGCGTTGAAGGTCTTATACATGTTTCTGATTTGAGCTGGAACTCTCATGTTAATAATCCTAATGATTTTGTTAAAGTTGGTGCTTATTTAGAATGTAAAATTCTTGATATGAATGTACCTGAGAGAAAATTAACTTTAGGCTTAAAACAAGTTAAAGATAATCCTTGGGACAGTGCTGAGAGAGATTTCCCTGTTAAGAGTTCTGTAAAATGTAAAGTAAAAAGAATATTCAAAGACTTTGCTGTATTTGAACTTCCTAATGGTCTTGAGGGTATATGTGATATTAGCGATTTTGATTGGATGAACAATACTGTTAATATTAAAGACTATATAAAAGAAAATGAAGAAGTTGAAATGGTTATTATGTCTATAGATAGAGATAAGCAGAGAATTAAGCTTAGCTATAAACATACTAAAGAAAGTCCTTGGAGAGTATTTGACAAGGCTCATCCTCATGGCTCTATAGTTAATGGTACTGTTAAGGCTATTATAGATTCTGGTGTTATAGTATCTTTAGAAAATGATTTAGAAGGATATATGCATATTTCTCAAATAGATTTACCTAAAGGAGAAACTTTAGAAAGTGTACTTAAAGTTGGAGAGAGTTATCCTTTTGTTGTAAGAGAAGTTAATCAGGTAAAAAGAAGAATATCTCTTTCTAGAAGAGAGTATATGGAAGCTGAAAACAAAAAAGAAACTCAAAGCTATATTTCTAAAGAAGAGCCTACTTCTTTAACTTATAATCCTTTCGATAATATTAAAAATTAA
- a CDS encoding DNA-methyltransferase, translating into MDAKVKSVKNKTIDFDINTKEGKAYLNKCIIDNDALKEYKKKDIINKTINGDTFDVLKKIEKNITDLMIVDPPYNISKNYHGYKFKDRDNLSYDKYTHLWVESIIPILKENATIYVCCDWKSSLVIGNVLEKYFKIQNRITWQREKGRGAKNNWKNGMEDIWFATLSNKYTFNIDKVKIRRKVIAPYKIEGKPKDWIETEDGNFRDTCPSNFWDDISIPYWSMPENTAHPTQKPEKLIAKLILASSNENDFVFDPFLGSGTTSVVAKKLGRNYSGIEQNPAYCAWAEKRIESALQNKEIQGYTDNIFWERNTMQLQNKLKK; encoded by the coding sequence ATGGATGCAAAAGTTAAATCGGTAAAAAATAAAACTATTGATTTTGATATAAATACTAAAGAAGGTAAAGCATATTTAAATAAATGTATTATAGATAATGATGCTTTAAAAGAATACAAAAAAAAAGATATTATAAATAAAACTATAAATGGTGATACCTTTGATGTATTAAAAAAAATAGAAAAAAATATAACTGATTTAATGATAGTTGATCCTCCTTATAATATATCAAAAAACTATCATGGATATAAGTTTAAAGACAGAGATAATTTAAGCTATGATAAATATACTCATCTATGGGTAGAAAGTATTATTCCTATATTAAAAGAAAATGCTACAATATATGTATGCTGCGATTGGAAGTCAAGCCTCGTTATAGGAAATGTGTTAGAAAAATATTTTAAAATACAAAACAGGATTACTTGGCAGAGAGAGAAGGGGAGAGGAGCAAAAAATAATTGGAAAAATGGAATGGAAGACATATGGTTTGCTACTCTTTCAAATAAATACACTTTTAATATAGATAAAGTAAAGATAAGAAGAAAAGTAATAGCTCCATACAAAATAGAAGGAAAACCAAAAGATTGGATAGAGACAGAAGATGGAAATTTTAGAGATACTTGCCCGTCTAATTTTTGGGACGATATATCTATTCCTTATTGGTCAATGCCAGAAAATACAGCACACCCTACACAAAAGCCAGAAAAGTTAATAGCAAAGTTAATATTAGCTAGCTCTAATGAAAATGATTTTGTATTTGACCCATTTTTGGGAAGCGGTACTACTTCTGTTGTAGCTAAGAAATTAGGAAGAAACTACTCAGGCATAGAGCAAAACCCAGCATACTGTGCTTGGGCAGAAAAAAGAATAGAATCTGCTTTGCAAAACAAAGAAATACAGGGCTACACTGATAATATATTCTGGGAGAGAAACACTATGCAGCTTCAAAATAAGCTAAAAAAATAA
- the guaA gene encoding glutamine-hydrolyzing GMP synthase codes for MQNNIDKVLILDFGSQFTQLITRRIRELNVYSEIHPFHVSIDFIKEFNPKAIILSGGPSSVYEEDAPKVDKKLFELGIPILGICYGMQIIVYSMGGKVESADKREYGKAEIEITNHESIFKSFGKNNIVWMSHGDSIKSIPEGFELIAKTPNTELAAIENKQKNIYAIQFHPEVVHTENGIKIIENFLFNICKCERNWNMGSFIEYEIKRIKETVGDKNVILGLSGGVDSSVAAVLIEKAIGKQLKCIFVNNGLLRKDEDKKVVEVFRDNFNIDLIYVDASKRFLDKLAGVTDPEQKRKIIGHEFVSVFNDEAKKIENVGFLAQGTLYPDVIESVSLRGSSAVIKSHHNVGGLPKDMKFELLEPFRELFKDEVREIGLELKLPEDIVYRQPFPGPGLAVRILGDITEERVKILQEADDIVVSEIKKAGLYRKLWQSFAILLPVKSVGVMGDGRTYEQVCAVRCVESVDAMTADWAKIDYNVLGIISNRIINEVKGINRVVYDISSKPPATIEWE; via the coding sequence ATGCAAAACAATATTGATAAAGTTTTAATACTAGATTTCGGCTCTCAGTTTACACAACTTATTACAAGAAGAATAAGAGAATTGAATGTGTATTCAGAAATTCACCCATTTCATGTTTCAATAGATTTTATAAAAGAGTTTAATCCAAAGGCAATAATACTTTCAGGAGGCCCTTCAAGCGTATATGAAGAAGATGCTCCTAAAGTTGATAAGAAGTTATTTGAACTTGGTATACCAATACTAGGAATATGTTATGGTATGCAAATAATAGTTTATTCTATGGGCGGAAAAGTTGAAAGTGCGGATAAAAGAGAATATGGGAAAGCTGAAATTGAAATTACTAATCATGAAAGCATATTTAAATCATTTGGTAAAAACAATATTGTGTGGATGAGTCATGGCGACAGTATTAAATCTATTCCTGAAGGTTTTGAACTTATAGCAAAAACACCTAATACTGAACTTGCTGCTATAGAAAATAAACAAAAAAATATTTATGCTATACAGTTTCACCCTGAAGTAGTTCACACTGAAAACGGAATAAAGATAATAGAAAATTTCTTATTTAATATTTGTAAATGTGAAAGAAATTGGAATATGGGTTCTTTTATAGAATATGAAATAAAAAGAATAAAAGAAACTGTAGGCGATAAAAATGTAATACTTGGGCTTTCTGGCGGGGTGGATTCTTCTGTTGCTGCAGTGCTCATAGAAAAAGCTATAGGAAAGCAGTTAAAATGTATATTTGTTAATAACGGACTATTAAGAAAAGATGAAGATAAAAAGGTTGTTGAAGTATTTAGAGATAATTTCAATATTGATTTAATTTATGTTGATGCTTCAAAGAGATTTTTAGATAAATTAGCAGGAGTTACTGACCCTGAGCAAAAGAGAAAAATAATAGGTCATGAATTTGTAAGCGTATTTAATGATGAAGCTAAAAAGATAGAGAATGTAGGATTTTTAGCACAAGGTACGCTTTATCCTGATGTAATAGAGAGTGTATCTTTAAGAGGAAGTTCTGCAGTTATAAAGAGCCATCATAATGTAGGCGGACTTCCAAAGGACATGAAATTTGAACTTTTAGAGCCGTTTAGAGAATTATTTAAAGATGAAGTAAGAGAGATTGGCTTAGAATTAAAGCTTCCAGAAGATATAGTTTACAGGCAGCCTTTCCCTGGTCCTGGGTTAGCAGTTAGAATACTTGGAGACATCACAGAAGAGAGAGTAAAAATACTTCAAGAGGCTGATGATATAGTTGTAAGCGAGATAAAAAAGGCTGGACTTTACAGAAAATTATGGCAGTCTTTTGCTATACTTCTTCCTGTAAAAAGTGTTGGTGTTATGGGAGACGGTCGTACTTATGAGCAGGTTTGTGCTGTAAGATGTGTTGAGAGTGTTGATGCTATGACAGCTGATTGGGCTAAGATTGATTATAATGTTTTAGGTATAATATCAAACAGAATAATAAATGAAGTTAAAGGTATTAATCGCGTTGTTTATGATATATCTTCAAAACCGCCTGCTACTATAGAATGGGAATAA
- a CDS encoding iron-containing alcohol dehydrogenase family protein, producing MESLFLPNYTIGSDAYNYIDDICKNYGSNAVIISGKKSLNASRDILLKSLKNINVTAEIYYGGVASYENVEMLKNIKEIKEADMVFAVGGGRCVDTVKTLCDMINKPLFTFPTLASNCAAVTSLSVMYNSDDSYKNLYTQKRPAIHTFINTDIILNSPERYFIAGMGDALSKQYETLFSTRNEVFDYKNFLGYEIIKECSNDIIKYSLKAFNDFKNKKPTDDFNRVVLHIVYTTGLTSVTMRDDYHISLPHAVYNGLTRIKEIGEKYFHGELVAYGILLLLTMDKKFDELEKVFNFNKSLSLPTSIKAIGIKDISLENEELSKVLEGAYVSKDLEVSPYPITKDMIINAMLELEEYNIKKAL from the coding sequence ATGGAAAGTTTATTTTTACCAAATTATACTATTGGAAGTGATGCATATAATTATATAGATGATATATGTAAAAATTATGGCTCTAATGCTGTTATTATTTCTGGAAAAAAATCTTTAAATGCTTCAAGAGATATTTTATTAAAGAGCTTAAAAAATATAAATGTAACTGCTGAAATTTATTATGGCGGTGTTGCTAGTTATGAGAATGTTGAGATGCTCAAAAATATTAAAGAGATAAAAGAAGCGGATATGGTTTTTGCTGTTGGAGGCGGTCGCTGTGTTGATACAGTAAAAACACTTTGCGATATGATAAATAAGCCTTTATTTACATTTCCTACATTAGCTTCTAATTGTGCAGCTGTTACAAGTTTGTCTGTTATGTATAATAGCGATGATTCTTATAAGAACTTATATACTCAAAAAAGACCTGCTATTCACACTTTTATTAATACTGATATTATATTAAACTCTCCTGAGAGATATTTTATTGCAGGCATGGGAGATGCTTTATCTAAGCAATATGAAACTTTATTTTCTACAAGAAATGAAGTTTTTGATTATAAAAATTTTTTAGGCTATGAAATAATAAAAGAATGTTCTAATGATATAATAAAATATTCTTTAAAAGCTTTTAATGATTTTAAAAACAAAAAGCCTACTGATGATTTTAATAGAGTAGTTTTGCATATAGTGTATACTACAGGACTTACATCTGTTACTATGAGAGATGATTATCATATATCATTGCCTCATGCTGTGTATAATGGACTTACAAGAATAAAGGAGATAGGGGAGAAGTATTTTCATGGAGAGCTTGTCGCTTATGGTATACTTTTGCTTTTAACTATGGATAAAAAATTTGATGAACTTGAAAAAGTTTTTAATTTTAATAAATCTTTATCTCTTCCAACTTCAATAAAGGCAATAGGTATAAAAGATATAAGTTTAGAAAATGAAGAGTTATCAAAAGTTTTAGAAGGGGCATATGTTTCAAAAGATTTGGAGGTTTCTCCTTATCCTATTACTAAAGATATGATAATTAATGCTATGCTAGAGCTTGAAGAGTATAATATAAAAAAAGCATTATAA
- a CDS encoding sigma-70 family RNA polymerase sigma factor produces MKKDINEEYKGPVSVYLKQIGEIRRLTKEEELELWQRLEVCRENKNKLIDEDEEKYSKEIEEIDKEIDSIQHKLVKSNLRLVISIAKRYYNSGVPFIDIIDEGNIGLIEAVKRFEYRKGFKFSTYGVWWIKQSIVKEISSKRHIIRFPMHIARLIKKSIQISKNLTQQLGREPSIDEIAKEMKIDRKTLSSIIVFTQETASVDSFFKNSDNNDMTSFIEDKNFPSPHQDAFMESLRDTLTEALKALDEKERTVIIERFGLYGKEPKTLEDTGKELNITRERVRQIQIKALKKLSGLNLSKELKSFLWD; encoded by the coding sequence TTGAAAAAAGATATTAACGAAGAATACAAAGGTCCTGTAAGCGTATACCTAAAACAAATAGGTGAAATACGCAGACTCACAAAGGAAGAAGAATTAGAATTATGGCAGCGTCTTGAAGTTTGCCGAGAGAATAAAAATAAATTAATAGATGAGGACGAAGAAAAGTATTCTAAAGAAATTGAAGAGATTGATAAAGAAATAGATTCTATTCAGCATAAATTAGTAAAGTCCAATTTAAGGCTAGTTATAAGTATTGCAAAGAGATATTATAATAGCGGTGTTCCTTTTATTGATATTATAGATGAAGGAAATATTGGTTTAATAGAAGCAGTAAAAAGGTTTGAATATAGAAAAGGATTTAAATTCTCTACTTATGGAGTGTGGTGGATAAAGCAAAGTATTGTTAAAGAAATATCAAGCAAAAGACATATCATAAGATTCCCAATGCATATAGCAAGATTAATAAAAAAAAGTATACAAATATCTAAAAACCTCACTCAGCAGCTTGGAAGAGAGCCTTCAATAGATGAAATAGCTAAAGAAATGAAAATAGACAGAAAAACTCTCTCTTCTATAATAGTATTCACACAAGAAACTGCTAGTGTAGACTCTTTCTTTAAAAACTCTGATAATAATGATATGACTTCTTTTATTGAAGATAAAAACTTCCCTTCACCTCATCAAGATGCTTTTATGGAAAGTTTAAGAGATACTTTAACAGAAGCATTAAAAGCCCTAGACGAAAAAGAAAGAACTGTAATTATAGAAAGATTCGGACTCTACGGAAAAGAGCCTAAAACATTGGAAGATACAGGAAAAGAATTAAATATCACAAGAGAGAGAGTAAGACAAATACAAATAAAAGCATTAAAAAAACTATCTGGTCTTAACCTATCAAAAGAATTAAAAAGCTTCCTTTGGGATTAA
- a CDS encoding ABC transporter ATP-binding protein, producing MKKIIEVKNLYISYNNINILKDISFEVFSNDILCIIGANGSGKSSLLNALCNLVDFKGDILINNQKNYNELYKKIAMMSQVYNIYFGYTVYDTVMMGRYLNFKDRLLSLPSKEDKDFVLHCLEKLKILHLKDKLITEISGGELQRVFLARIFAKEPDIIILDEPTNHLDLNIQLDLINDLKQWVLENENRCIVAVLHDLNSALYFANKILILKDSSLYYYGLVRDFDINLIDKLYDADISKYMHDFLNIWN from the coding sequence ATGAAAAAAATTATAGAAGTGAAAAATCTTTATATTTCTTACAATAATATAAACATATTAAAAGATATTAGTTTTGAAGTTTTTAGCAATGATATTTTATGCATAATAGGAGCAAATGGCTCTGGGAAGAGTAGTTTATTAAATGCTTTATGTAATTTAGTAGATTTTAAAGGTGATATACTTATAAATAATCAAAAAAATTATAATGAGTTATATAAAAAAATAGCTATGATGAGTCAGGTGTATAATATATATTTTGGATACACTGTTTATGATACTGTGATGATGGGGAGATATCTTAATTTCAAAGATAGGCTTTTGTCCTTACCCAGCAAAGAGGATAAAGATTTTGTTTTGCATTGTTTAGAGAAACTAAAAATATTACATTTAAAAGATAAACTTATAACCGAGATTTCTGGAGGGGAGCTTCAGAGGGTATTTTTGGCACGTATTTTTGCAAAAGAGCCTGATATTATAATTTTAGATGAGCCTACTAATCATTTGGATTTGAATATACAATTAGATTTAATAAATGACTTAAAACAATGGGTATTAGAAAATGAAAACAGATGTATTGTTGCTGTGCTTCATGATTTAAATAGTGCTTTATATTTTGCAAATAAAATACTAATATTAAAAGATTCTTCATTATATTATTATGGTTTAGTTAGAGATTTTGATATTAATTTAATTGATAAATTGTATGATGCTGATATATCTAAGTATATGCATGACTTTTTAAATATATGGAACTAG
- a CDS encoding diguanylate cyclase, which yields MHVDIINYIKADNVKIIYKNTTFQDLVAISSKNPPKLFIITNVNKKIFGVVTYNDLFAVLAKQMKKKNIGCLANQDISKLVTKNYIKVPFNTDTNDVFNMMIDKKLDYAIVVDDKDFPIGIVDIYTLYDIILKLKIRNIRLSVDNIELESSIEKDRFIKELKKEIDILNEQSIIDHITNLYNIRYFYKVIEEEAERAKRYKYTISLIFMDLDHFKNVNDIYGHDCGNLVLHEIGRLLTSSSDNILRRSDISFRYGGEEFIIICPNTNKDEAFTVGERIRRTVENKVFNYESQDIKITISIGISEYRHNSKTSIFQSVKESDMAMYEAKHQGRNKVIIYDERMSERR from the coding sequence ATGCATGTTGATATAATAAATTACATTAAGGCTGATAATGTCAAAATAATATATAAAAATACTACTTTTCAAGATTTAGTTGCTATATCATCAAAAAATCCTCCAAAACTATTTATCATCACAAATGTAAATAAGAAAATTTTTGGCGTTGTTACATATAATGATTTGTTCGCCGTTTTAGCAAAACAAATGAAAAAAAAGAATATAGGCTGTCTTGCTAATCAAGATATATCAAAACTAGTTACTAAAAATTATATAAAAGTTCCATTTAATACAGATACTAATGATGTGTTTAATATGATGATAGATAAAAAACTAGATTATGCTATTGTTGTTGATGATAAAGATTTTCCTATAGGAATAGTGGATATATATACTTTATATGATATAATCCTTAAATTAAAAATAAGAAATATAAGGCTTAGTGTAGATAATATAGAACTAGAATCATCTATAGAAAAAGATAGATTTATCAAAGAGTTAAAAAAAGAAATAGATATATTAAATGAACAATCAATTATTGACCATATTACTAATTTATACAATATAAGATATTTTTACAAAGTTATAGAAGAGGAAGCTGAGAGGGCTAAGCGTTATAAATATACTATATCTCTTATATTTATGGATTTAGATCATTTTAAAAATGTAAATGATATATATGGTCATGATTGCGGTAATTTGGTTTTGCATGAAATAGGACGTTTATTAACTTCATCATCTGATAACATACTAAGAAGAAGTGATATTTCTTTTAGATACGGAGGCGAAGAGTTTATTATTATTTGTCCTAATACTAATAAAGATGAAGCATTTACTGTTGGAGAGAGAATTAGAAGAACTGTTGAAAATAAAGTTTTTAATTATGAATCTCAAGATATAAAAATTACTATAAGCATAGGCATATCTGAATATAGGCATAATTCAAAAACATCAATATTTCAAAGTGTAAAAGAATCAGACATGGCTATGTATGAGGCTAAACATCAAGGCCGAAATAAAGTAATTATATATGACGAGAGAATGTCTGAAAGAAGGTAG
- a CDS encoding ABC transporter substrate-binding protein encodes MYKFFFFIIFILSICSCSKNEINNSDKNNIIQNKKIEKIISLSPGVTDILIDLNMANKIIAADTFSKDILEKNNMNVSNVFDMLNPDAEKIISLDSDIIFINNLTAFYTKNSLLSLSNPTIITITNSETLKGIEDDIYFLGKVLNADDRAKEVVSNMRTKIKEIKDIGDTITNKKTVYFEISALPNLYSFGSNVYLDDIINIIGAKNIFSNRNEWISISEEDVVYLNPDIIFTSVDYVNNPVAEITNRAAWKDINAVKTSKVFFVEGTSLPTHNIVSSIILMAKYIYPEEYKDIK; translated from the coding sequence ATGTATAAGTTTTTTTTCTTTATTATTTTTATTTTATCAATATGCTCATGTTCCAAAAATGAGATTAACAATAGTGATAAAAATAATATAATACAAAATAAAAAAATAGAAAAAATAATCTCTCTCTCTCCTGGAGTTACTGATATATTAATTGATTTGAATATGGCCAATAAAATAATAGCTGCTGACACTTTTTCTAAAGACATTCTCGAAAAAAATAATATGAATGTTTCTAATGTTTTTGATATGTTAAACCCTGATGCAGAAAAAATTATTTCACTTGACTCTGATATTATATTTATAAACAATCTCACAGCATTTTATACTAAAAACTCTCTTCTTTCATTGTCTAATCCTACAATTATAACAATTACAAACAGTGAAACACTAAAGGGTATAGAAGATGATATATATTTTTTGGGAAAAGTATTAAATGCTGATGATAGGGCTAAAGAAGTTGTTTCTAATATGCGTACAAAAATAAAAGAAATAAAAGATATAGGAGATACTATCACAAACAAAAAAACTGTTTATTTTGAAATATCTGCTCTTCCTAATTTATATAGTTTTGGTTCTAATGTTTATTTAGATGATATTATTAATATTATAGGTGCTAAGAATATTTTTTCTAATAGAAATGAATGGATAAGTATATCTGAAGAAGATGTTGTATATTTAAATCCTGATATAATTTTTACTAGTGTTGATTATGTAAATAACCCAGTAGCAGAAATAACAAATAGGGCTGCTTGGAAAGATATTAATGCTGTAAAAACAAGTAAAGTATTTTTTGTAGAAGGTACATCTCTTCCAACGCATAATATAGTCTCTTCTATAATATTAATGGCTAAATATATTTACCCAGAAGAATATAAGGATATTAAATAA
- a CDS encoding FecCD family ABC transporter permease: protein MIKKIIIIFILLILSIITSICIGSVFISPKEVVSIILYKLFNLGFVENINKINIVFNIRLPHIILSLFVGASLSMTGIVMQSILKNSLASVYNLGISSGAGFGVSLIIISGIYFNYYFFIISSVLFGFITILFILFISRKIDKDISSNSIILAGVVISLFFSSIMSFFAYAFPKYSNQIIFWQLGNLFVRNYFDIFIIILLTIIFLIVLIKNANILDIITFGDKETFLLGVNPKKARILFVLLSSLITGVLVAFVGVIGFVDLISPHIARRLFGAKHIIVIPMSALIGALILNIADIFSRIIISGANIPIGIVTAIIGAPFFLYVFIKN from the coding sequence ATGATAAAAAAAATAATAATAATCTTTATTTTACTTATATTATCTATTATAACATCAATATGTATAGGAAGTGTTTTTATTTCACCTAAAGAAGTAGTGTCTATTATATTATATAAATTATTTAATTTGGGCTTTGTTGAAAATATAAATAAAATAAATATAGTTTTTAATATAAGACTTCCGCATATTATTTTATCATTATTTGTTGGTGCTTCTTTATCTATGACAGGCATTGTTATGCAGTCTATATTAAAGAACAGTTTAGCTTCTGTATATAATTTGGGTATATCTTCTGGGGCTGGTTTTGGGGTGAGTTTAATTATAATTAGCGGTATATATTTTAACTATTACTTTTTTATAATTTCTTCTGTTCTTTTTGGTTTTATTACTATATTATTTATACTTTTTATTTCAAGAAAAATAGATAAAGATATAAGCAGTAATTCTATAATACTTGCGGGAGTTGTTATATCATTATTTTTTAGCTCTATTATGAGTTTTTTTGCCTATGCTTTTCCTAAATATTCTAATCAGATAATATTTTGGCAGTTGGGTAATTTATTTGTTAGGAATTATTTTGATATTTTTATTATAATATTATTAACTATAATATTTCTTATTGTATTAATAAAAAATGCTAATATTTTAGACATTATTACTTTTGGTGATAAAGAGACTTTTCTTCTTGGAGTTAACCCTAAAAAGGCTAGAATACTATTTGTATTATTATCTTCTTTGATTACTGGTGTTTTAGTTGCTTTTGTGGGGGTGATTGGATTTGTAGATTTAATATCGCCTCATATTGCAAGGCGTCTTTTTGGTGCTAAGCATATTATAGTGATTCCTATGAGTGCTTTAATTGGGGCTTTGATTTTAAATATTGCTGATATATTTTCAAGAATTATTATTTCTGGTGCTAATATTCCAATAGGTATAGTTACGGCTATTATAGGAGCTCCTTTCTTTTTGTATGTTTTTATTAAAAATTAG